One genomic region from Prochlorococcus marinus CUG1433 encodes:
- the coaD gene encoding pantetheine-phosphate adenylyltransferase: MKILYPGTFDPLTNGHLDLIERAEKIFGNLVVAVLENTSKTPTFTLQRRIIQIKNSLSHLPNIEVISYSGLTVDCANDLKANLILRGLRAMSDFEYELQISHTNKSLNNNIETIFLSTNTNYSFLSSSLVKEVAKFGGVINHMVPPSVEKDLKEYFK, encoded by the coding sequence ATGAAAATTCTTTATCCAGGTACATTTGATCCTTTAACTAACGGGCATCTTGATTTAATAGAAAGGGCTGAAAAAATATTTGGCAATTTAGTAGTTGCTGTTTTAGAAAATACTTCTAAAACCCCAACATTTACTCTTCAAAGAAGAATAATACAAATTAAAAATTCTCTTTCTCATTTACCTAATATTGAAGTTATTTCTTATTCTGGACTTACTGTTGATTGTGCAAATGATCTAAAAGCTAATCTTATTCTTAGAGGCTTAAGAGCAATGAGTGATTTTGAATATGAACTTCAGATTTCTCATACAAATAAATCTCTTAATAACAATATTGAAACTATATTTCTATCGACAAATACAAATTATAGTTTTCTTAGTAGTTCTCTAGTAAAAGAAGTGGCAAAATTTGGGGGTGTAATTAATCACATGGTACCCCCCTCTGTTGAAAAGGATTTAAAAGAATATTTTAAATAA
- a CDS encoding flavin reductase: MTLNLEAKKILLRKIPHGLFICGVRDEDKNEVNGFTASWVTQGSFTPPLVVMAVRAEGSSHEIIKSTNKFSLNVLKSDQKDLAAVFFKPQKALGGRFESVEFNLGELGLPILVDSVGGVECNVVGSVIHGDHTVFVGEVKSAYLNNDVDSLNLSSTGWNYGG; encoded by the coding sequence ATGACATTAAATCTAGAAGCAAAAAAAATCTTATTAAGAAAAATACCTCACGGATTATTTATTTGTGGCGTTAGAGACGAGGATAAAAATGAAGTGAATGGATTTACTGCAAGTTGGGTGACTCAAGGTTCCTTCACTCCCCCATTAGTTGTAATGGCAGTTAGAGCAGAGGGTTCTAGTCATGAGATAATAAAGTCTACCAATAAGTTCTCATTAAATGTGCTCAAAAGTGATCAAAAGGATCTAGCAGCTGTTTTTTTTAAACCCCAAAAAGCATTAGGAGGTAGATTTGAATCTGTTGAATTTAATTTAGGTGAGCTTGGATTGCCTATTTTAGTAGATAGTGTGGGTGGAGTTGAATGTAATGTTGTTGGAAGTGTTATTCATGGAGACCATACAGTTTTTGTAGGAGAGGTTAAATCTGCTTACTTGAATAACGATGTTGACTCGCTAAATTTATCATCAACTGGCTGGAATTATGGAGGTTAA